The Amyelois transitella isolate CPQ chromosome Z, ilAmyTran1.1, whole genome shotgun sequence genome contains a region encoding:
- the LOC106129522 gene encoding uncharacterized protein LOC106129522: MDHKMLSFLVLSCCIQCILAIDTEVVVLRAVRGRDARLPCGQGKVFLDGPDSYVLWLKNDRDFLYRFPNDDTERRSINQLPSSSCAGASCPEDTSLLLKRVGDLDGGVYRCRVHYQASPSVDYVIDVRLVDSPGIPRIYDEAGDEIKKAYVGPLSLGSDFALICEVDDDQPDTLVYWRRNNEVIERAHTARPGVLRAEVRVRNVTRAELDAHYECLAQNADVTEPLSASVVVKMYLPPLSVEIRLNNNFDFEAGQPRVVDCVVVGCVPPPTITWHLGDNLLKPSVHKELHDGNYTVSSLTLAPSLRDSKHALVCRAHNPHLENAVFEDKVTLNVGYRPICLTTREETVGAIEREAETLTCVVDASPEPLQFSWTFADSRTLYTSVKKVQGHHHRYSSTLTWLPRDGDVGMLLCRATNSFGEQKRPCSYNIAPGGPPQPPDCAVLRAYPDTLRVQCKKGWDGGRRQTIHLELLSSDGTVSLNVSDTAGHFQLPDNDEETNITAVVYASNARGRSEVKTIHLHTLKPLVASVTEDTQPRPWTKWVEAAAGAVVVIAGLAATVLCVRAVRARRGGADHNPDLVPRSDGSFHREPDFAREERVVGTTNITVNQLASCQNQYSPSPVPSCRVLVGCAHAPAPDSCPATQHSYYV, from the exons ATCACAAAATGCTGTCTTTTTTAGTGCTATCGTGCTGTATTCAGTGCATCTTAGCTATAGACACAG AGGTAGTGGTCCTAAGAGCGGTGCGCGGGCGCGACGCCCGGCTGCCGTGTGGTCAGGGCAAGGTGTTCCTGGACGGTCCCGACTCCTACGTGTTGTGGTTGAAGAACGACAGGGACTTCCTCTACAGGTTCCCTAATGACGACACCGAGAGACG TTCAATAAACCAACTGCCCTCATCGTCGTGCGCCGGCGCATCGTGCCCGGAAGACACCTCCCTCCTGCTGAAGAGGGTGGGTGACCTGGACGGCGGCGTGTACCGCTGCCGAGTTCACTACCAGGCGTCACCATCAGTCGACTATGTCATTGACGTCAGATTAGTGG ATTCCCCCGGGATTCCCAGGATCTACGACGAGGCGGGGGACGAGATAAAGAAAGCATACGTGGGTCCTCTCAGCCTCGGATCTGACTTCGCGCTGATCTGCGAAGTTGATGATG ATCAGCCAGACACCCTGGTATACTGGCGTCGCAACAACGAGGTGATAGAGCGTGCGCATACGGCCCGTCCCGGCGTGCTGCGTGCCGAAGTGCGCGTGCGCAACGTAACGCGGGCCGAGCTCGACGCGCACTACGAGTGTCTCGCGCAGAACGCTGACGTCACGGAGCCGTTGAGCGCCAGCGTCGTGGTTAAGATGTACT TGCCACCACTCAGCGTTGAGATCCGGCTGAACAACAATTTCGACTTCGAGGCGGGTCAGCCCAGGGTGGTGGACTGTGTGGTGGTCGGCTGTGTGCCCCCTCCCACCATCACCTGGCACCTTGGAGACAACCTGCTGAAGCCCAGCGTTCATAAG GAGCTCCACGACGGCAACTACACAGTATCCTCGCTGACCCTGGCGCCATCTCTCCGCGACTCCAAGCACGCGCTGGTCTGCCGAGCCCACAACCCTCACCTGGAGAACGCGGTCTTTGAGGATAAGGTCACGCTAAATGTAGGAT ATCGGCCAATTTGCCTCACGACGCGAGAGGAGACCGTGGGAGCCATCGAGAGAGAAGCGGAGACACTCACGTGCGTGGTGGACGCGTCTCCAGAACCGCTGCAGTTCAGCTGGACCTTCGCCGACTCCAGGACTCTGTACACCAGCGTCAAG AAAGTGCAGGGCCACCACCACCGCTACTCTTCGACTCTGACATGGCTGCCGCGCGACGGGGACGTGGGCATGCTTCTCTGCCGGGCCACCAACTCGTTTGGGGAGCAGAAGAGGCCTTGCAGCTACAACATAGCCCCGGGTGGGCCCCCGCAGCCGCCGGACTGCGCCGTGCTGAGAGCCTACCCTGACACACTGAGGGTGCAGTGTAAGAaag GTTGGGACGGAGGCCGCCGTCAGACCATCCACCTGGAACTCCTGTCCTCCGACGGGACGGTGTCCCTCAACGTGTCTGACACCGCCGGACACTTCCAACTGCCGGACAATGATGAGGAGACCAACATCACCGCGGTAGTCTACGCCAGCAACGCCAGGGGACGGAGTGAGGTCAAGACGATACATCTTCACACGCTGAAGCCTTTGGTCGCATCAG TAACCGAAGACACCCAACCTCGTCCCTGGACGAAATGGGTGGAGGCGGCTGCCGGGGCGGTCGTGGTCATCGCAGGACTTGCAGCCACCGTCCTCTGCGTGAGAGCAGTGAGGGCTCGGAGGGGGGGTGCTGACCACAATCCTGACCTGGTGCCGAGGTCTGATG GGTCCTTCCACCGGGAGCCCGACTTCGCCCGGGAGGAGCGCGTGGTGGGCACCACCAATATCACGGTCAACCAACTCGCCTCCTGTCAGAAT CAATACTCGCCGTCTCCGGTCCCGTCGTGTCGCGTCTTAGTCGGCTGCGCACACGCACCCGCGCCCGACTCCTGCCCAGCGACACAACATTCGTattacgtttaa